One Candidatus Saccharimonadales bacterium genomic window carries:
- a CDS encoding right-handed parallel beta-helix repeat-containing protein: MKPKKAIIIAIALVIFVGAGAWAFFSSRSQNTSPSQQSAISTVKLNIPNSSLELAKTSKSLDISVDIEGTATIARVEYLLDGEVVARSIEPPYKVTISLAKLKKGEHTLQAIAYDTSGGSAKSKVFTFTIDDSDTVTPANDESQTTVEESTSIPTARASRVTTAKSGGSSGSSGTSNNNDGGTPTPTDSEENYRTAGGWYGSLPPQLEICSNNGWNGGPSSAPAGSNTIIVPAGDNTGFNFTQDNKIFWFAPGEHTLGTGQFSQIVVGNNSTYIGAPTAVLNGNNNNQYAFTGNATNVRIAYLEVKNFGRGTDNQDEGVINHNAADNWTMEYLYAHHNDGAAVFLGSNNTVRYNCLKDNGQYGFSMFKDQIEGDSAIKDIVLDHNEISGNNQDNWEVLSPGCGCTGGGKFWDVKGATVTNNYVHDNLSTGLWADTNDIDFLFDSNWIEHNSGEGIWYEISYNATISRNTLKRNAWVGGNRNTGSPAPAIYISESGGDSRLQSTTSGSTNLQIKNNLLEDNFSGVSVFENSNRFCDSNGNTSKSYCTPFVSPTIIPKNPTTPPTYDFTYPNPIGLNHPCYTSISSAPYTFNCRWHSQNVKVFNNEFRFTAANVPCAGTFCGVQALFATGANNIPWAPAAYNIGNIQNDVMFNNGNKFSNNTYIGDWRFAKGSGETINWNIWQLAPFNQDTGSTISGQTPVANALDTNTATLEGSIGQWQSWFTTNIAQSTLEAHSGTHSMKIDTTGGGSWGVQLANYPGFRVTPGSKHVSFWAKKTAGTTSAVRLQLTWRDSDGNVINPTPADLTLSGLNSTWQQASVDMAAPNNVSTVFISFLGTGSLGDTVFIDDIVVGDN; this comes from the coding sequence ATGAAACCAAAAAAAGCAATTATTATAGCTATTGCGCTTGTTATTTTCGTTGGCGCAGGAGCATGGGCTTTCTTTTCATCACGTTCTCAAAATACTTCACCGTCGCAGCAATCTGCTATCTCAACCGTTAAGCTCAATATTCCAAACTCAAGTCTTGAGCTAGCCAAAACAAGTAAGTCACTTGATATATCCGTAGATATTGAGGGCACGGCCACTATCGCAAGGGTTGAGTATCTGCTTGACGGAGAAGTAGTGGCTCGGAGCATAGAGCCTCCTTACAAAGTCACGATAAGCCTCGCCAAGTTAAAAAAGGGCGAACACACGCTCCAAGCTATTGCCTACGACACCTCTGGCGGCAGTGCCAAGAGCAAAGTGTTTACCTTCACCATCGATGATTCAGATACGGTAACTCCAGCAAACGACGAGTCCCAAACCACTGTTGAAGAAAGTACTTCGATCCCAACCGCAAGGGCATCTCGTGTGACTACGGCAAAGTCGGGAGGCTCTAGCGGTTCTAGCGGCACTTCAAACAACAACGATGGTGGTACGCCTACACCAACCGACTCTGAGGAAAATTACCGTACGGCCGGAGGTTGGTATGGTTCTCTTCCTCCACAACTAGAGATTTGTAGTAACAATGGCTGGAATGGCGGCCCCTCAAGCGCACCCGCAGGCAGTAATACTATTATCGTTCCCGCAGGCGACAACACCGGCTTCAATTTCACTCAAGATAATAAAATTTTCTGGTTTGCGCCCGGTGAGCATACGCTTGGAACAGGGCAATTCTCTCAGATAGTCGTCGGAAATAATAGTACTTATATTGGTGCGCCTACCGCGGTTCTTAATGGCAACAATAACAACCAGTATGCCTTTACCGGTAATGCCACCAACGTACGTATAGCTTATCTCGAAGTTAAGAACTTCGGTAGAGGTACAGATAACCAAGACGAGGGAGTTATTAATCACAACGCGGCCGACAATTGGACCATGGAGTATCTTTACGCTCACCACAATGATGGCGCAGCAGTATTCCTTGGCAGCAATAATACCGTTCGCTATAACTGTCTAAAAGATAACGGCCAGTACGGGTTTAGCATGTTCAAAGACCAAATTGAAGGTGATTCTGCTATTAAGGATATCGTCCTTGACCACAACGAAATCAGCGGAAATAACCAGGATAACTGGGAGGTTCTTTCGCCAGGATGTGGCTGTACGGGTGGGGGTAAGTTCTGGGATGTAAAAGGTGCTACGGTCACTAACAATTACGTTCACGATAACCTTAGTACAGGGCTCTGGGCAGATACGAACGACATCGACTTCTTGTTTGACAGTAACTGGATCGAGCATAATTCGGGCGAAGGAATCTGGTACGAAATCAGCTACAATGCCACGATAAGCCGCAATACCCTTAAACGGAACGCCTGGGTAGGAGGCAACCGCAATACAGGTTCACCAGCACCCGCAATTTACATTTCAGAGTCTGGCGGCGATAGTCGACTGCAATCAACCACCAGCGGAAGTACCAATCTTCAAATCAAAAACAATTTACTTGAAGACAACTTCTCTGGCGTATCTGTCTTTGAAAACTCAAACCGTTTCTGTGATTCCAACGGTAACACGAGCAAATCGTACTGTACACCTTTTGTCAGCCCAACGATCATCCCTAAAAATCCGACCACACCCCCAACATATGACTTCACATATCCTAATCCTATCGGCTTAAATCACCCTTGCTACACAAGCATTTCATCTGCTCCATATACATTTAATTGTCGCTGGCATTCTCAAAACGTTAAGGTATTCAACAATGAGTTCCGCTTTACGGCTGCGAATGTTCCATGTGCCGGCACTTTTTGCGGCGTTCAGGCGCTCTTTGCAACAGGTGCAAATAATATACCGTGGGCTCCGGCAGCGTACAACATTGGAAACATCCAAAACGATGTCATGTTTAACAACGGAAACAAGTTCTCTAATAACACCTATATAGGAGACTGGCGATTCGCTAAGGGTAGCGGTGAAACAATCAACTGGAATATTTGGCAGTTAGCACCGTTTAATCAGGATACTGGCAGTACCATCAGTGGTCAGACTCCAGTCGCCAATGCGCTCGATACTAACACGGCTACTCTTGAAGGCTCAATCGGACAGTGGCAATCTTGGTTTACAACAAATATCGCCCAATCAACACTAGAAGCACATAGTGGAACCCACAGTATGAAGATAGATACCACTGGTGGAGGAAGCTGGGGAGTGCAACTTGCCAATTATCCAGGATTCCGTGTAACTCCAGGGTCTAAACACGTCAGCTTCTGGGCAAAGAAGACCGCTGGAACGACTTCGGCAGTACGCCTCCAGCTTACCTGGCGAGACAGTGACGGGAACGTCATTAACCCAACACCGGCAGATCTTACACTAAGTGGCCTTAATTCAACCTGGCAGCAAGCGAGTGTAGATATGGCTGCACCAAACAACGTTTCGACGGTCTTTATTAGCTTCCTCGGAACGGGCTCATTGGGTGACACGGTATTTATCGATGATATTGTCGTAGGAGATAATTAA
- a CDS encoding DUF3048 domain-containing protein translates to MNDGFAKPTFFRRLRNWVSTHRTRTIVFLGIILIAAAGVTAYALLSQNSPALESLHLQAKPKPAPPAPVFYSPLTGVKVPDEASTKQAVTAIMIENSPDARPQSGLKQAGVVYEAIAEGGITRFLTLHQEDKPQVIGPVRSLRMYYVDWLAPYNASVAHVGGSAAALAEIRNGKYRDIDQFFNGGSYWRATDRYAPHNVYTSFAKLDALNAAKGYTSSTFTGFPRADGKPAAKPTASVVTINFSGALYNTAYGYDPGTNSYYRSVGGKQHMDREEGQIHPSVVIAMKVNMHKVFEDGYREDINANSTGQANLFQNGTMQEVTWSKPSRESQITFKDENGKEVPLVRGQTWITAVPNGTGSVSWQ, encoded by the coding sequence ATGAACGATGGATTCGCAAAACCAACATTTTTTAGGCGGCTTAGGAATTGGGTGAGTACCCACCGTACGCGGACCATCGTCTTTCTTGGCATCATTCTTATTGCGGCAGCCGGGGTGACGGCGTATGCGCTTTTATCGCAAAATAGTCCGGCGTTAGAGTCGCTTCACCTTCAAGCCAAGCCCAAGCCAGCTCCACCCGCACCTGTATTTTACTCGCCACTTACCGGTGTAAAAGTGCCGGATGAGGCCAGCACAAAGCAGGCTGTAACGGCGATCATGATCGAAAACAGCCCCGATGCCCGGCCACAATCGGGCCTTAAACAAGCGGGAGTCGTCTACGAAGCGATTGCGGAAGGTGGTATCACGCGGTTCCTAACACTTCACCAAGAAGATAAGCCTCAAGTCATCGGCCCCGTCCGCAGTCTTCGCATGTACTATGTAGATTGGCTGGCACCGTACAATGCAAGCGTTGCCCACGTAGGAGGCAGCGCAGCCGCACTTGCTGAAATACGAAACGGAAAATACCGGGATATCGATCAGTTTTTCAATGGCGGCAGTTACTGGCGCGCGACCGACCGATATGCTCCGCACAACGTCTATACCAGCTTTGCCAAACTCGATGCGCTTAACGCCGCCAAAGGCTACACTAGCTCCACTTTCACAGGCTTTCCAAGGGCAGACGGTAAACCAGCAGCCAAGCCTACAGCGAGCGTCGTGACTATCAACTTCAGTGGCGCACTTTACAACACAGCATATGGCTATGACCCTGGAACAAACTCGTACTATCGCTCTGTTGGTGGAAAGCAGCATATGGACCGCGAAGAGGGACAGATTCATCCAAGTGTCGTCATTGCTATGAAGGTAAATATGCACAAAGTATTTGAAGATGGCTACCGCGAAGATATCAATGCCAATAGCACCGGTCAGGCTAACCTCTTCCAAAATGGCACAATGCAAGAAGTGACGTGGTCAAAGCCGTCACGTGAAAGCCAAATCACCTTCAAAGATGAAAACGGTAAAGAGGTACCCTTGGTGCGCGGACAAACCTGGATTACCGCCGTGCCAAATGGAACGGGGAGCGTTTCATGGCAGTAA
- a CDS encoding Gfo/Idh/MocA family oxidoreductase produces MDRSTEEIVVIRLGFLGTGNHAWRSHAIPALQTGEFSLAGLFDPSERSIATFRQKVGQNVPGYGREEDLLRDPDIDAIVIASIDEAHPAQLARVVRARKPVFCEKPLATTQDGLVVVERALVEAETNKVLVTTCHPRNELENAPYGWACANLGNLQRKYGALEHVGLDFTYHATENPWKKEGRSLLLDHWGHEIGYLMKLLGWQPFTAIRLANSPDRYAVAGTLHDGVTFFCSGSRKLETNHFPETITLRFEGGTETVFTLSGRTTFYDHETLELGRGMASPLNYDDVFLGVMKRFAREIKARKSTFSFSQLRVLSGSGVRLATGPAVLHNFTV; encoded by the coding sequence TTGGACCGATCAACGGAGGAAATTGTGGTAATCCGCTTGGGTTTCCTGGGTACTGGTAACCATGCCTGGCGCTCACACGCCATTCCTGCTCTCCAGACCGGTGAGTTTTCGCTGGCCGGGCTGTTCGATCCTTCGGAAAGGAGTATCGCGACGTTCAGGCAGAAGGTGGGTCAGAACGTTCCGGGCTACGGCCGAGAGGAAGACCTCCTTCGCGACCCGGACATCGACGCGATCGTGATTGCGTCGATCGACGAGGCGCATCCGGCTCAGCTTGCTCGAGTCGTTCGTGCGCGTAAGCCTGTTTTCTGCGAGAAGCCGCTGGCCACCACGCAGGATGGGCTGGTGGTCGTGGAGCGTGCGCTCGTGGAGGCTGAAACCAACAAGGTGCTGGTGACGACGTGCCATCCGCGCAACGAGCTCGAAAACGCGCCCTACGGATGGGCGTGTGCCAATCTCGGCAACCTCCAGCGCAAGTATGGCGCACTGGAGCACGTGGGGCTCGACTTCACGTATCACGCCACGGAAAACCCCTGGAAGAAGGAGGGGCGTAGCCTTCTCCTCGATCACTGGGGTCACGAGATCGGCTACCTGATGAAGCTGCTCGGATGGCAGCCGTTCACGGCGATCCGGCTGGCCAACAGTCCCGACCGCTACGCGGTGGCCGGTACGCTGCACGATGGAGTGACCTTCTTCTGCTCGGGCAGCCGCAAGCTGGAGACGAATCACTTCCCCGAGACGATCACTCTTCGTTTCGAGGGTGGTACCGAAACTGTCTTCACGCTTTCCGGCCGAACGACGTTCTACGATCACGAAACGTTGGAGTTGGGCCGAGGCATGGCCTCGCCGCTCAACTACGACGACGTATTCCTCGGTGTCATGAAGCGGTTCGCTCGAGAGATCAAGGCGCGTAAGAGCACCTTCAGTTTCTCGCAGCTCAGGGTGCTCTCCGGCTCGGGTGTCAGGCTCGCGACCGGGCCGGCTGTGCTGCACAACTTCACCGTGTAG
- a CDS encoding response regulator, protein MAIKTILCIEDDRFIGEMYVRSLKKAGYDVDWMVDGNDGLVAARNKTYDLILLDIMLPERRGGEILAALRGEKGDLIPKTKVIVMTNFEQDDESRQAMQHNVDAYLIKAEITPKKLLGVIEKLATAPSQVA, encoded by the coding sequence ATGGCTATAAAGACAATATTATGCATTGAAGACGACCGTTTTATCGGAGAGATGTATGTCCGTAGCCTTAAAAAAGCCGGTTACGACGTTGATTGGATGGTTGACGGCAACGATGGCCTGGTAGCTGCCCGTAATAAAACATATGATCTTATTCTGCTTGATATCATGCTCCCCGAACGACGTGGTGGCGAAATTTTGGCCGCTTTGCGAGGCGAAAAAGGCGATCTTATTCCTAAAACAAAGGTAATCGTTATGACCAACTTTGAGCAAGACGATGAGTCACGTCAGGCTATGCAACATAATGTTGACGCATATCTTATAAAGGCAGAGATTACCCCAAAGAAGCTCTTGGGCGTTATTGAAAAACTCGCAACAGCACCCTCTCAAGTAGCATAG
- a CDS encoding HAMP domain-containing sensor histidine kinase translates to MAVKQTPPQLVKNYWPRYRRQAIAITILMQIAATLAIGCALLATGATQPTVPFWIMLLAVIFTSIGVNILLVNQLLTPLKDLTSALTHISGEPSTITPPNPNASHFERDGFKPLLQLIYELAADKKTETEQKESQAETASKEQSVSEIATAFENTAAGFIIMKASGDILYANKNAPVHTDHENTKKIDLIFDDSPSLTEWLKDCEEHAVHAEQTWERVPSQIIGEEDRKIYDLVASYDKGSSAEVVITLFDRTADYQPEDDSLDFIAFAAHELRGPITVIRGYLDVLEDELTDKIDAEQGELFKRLVVSANRLSSYVNNILNASRYDRRHLKVHLRENNLSDIYDTISDDMNLRASSQNRLLAVHFPKDLPTIAADKASISEVISNLIDNAVKYSNEGGAVNVTAVVDGDFVKVSVEDHGIGMPGSVISNLFHKFYRSHRSRETVAGTGIGLYICKAIVESHGGKIEVRSTEGEGSVFEFTIPIYSTVADKLTANNNSNEGLIEHSESGWIKNHAMYRG, encoded by the coding sequence ATGGCAGTAAAGCAAACCCCTCCACAGCTGGTAAAAAACTACTGGCCTCGCTACCGCAGGCAGGCTATTGCTATCACCATTTTGATGCAAATTGCCGCAACACTCGCTATTGGATGCGCACTTCTGGCAACCGGCGCTACGCAACCGACGGTTCCTTTTTGGATCATGCTACTTGCCGTTATTTTTACATCAATCGGCGTTAATATTCTTCTTGTTAATCAGCTGCTCACGCCTTTGAAGGACCTTACGAGCGCACTCACGCATATCTCGGGCGAGCCCAGCACCATTACACCACCAAATCCAAACGCAAGCCACTTTGAGCGAGACGGTTTTAAACCATTGCTTCAGCTTATTTACGAGCTGGCCGCCGACAAAAAGACCGAAACCGAACAGAAAGAAAGCCAAGCTGAAACGGCTTCAAAAGAGCAATCGGTCTCAGAAATTGCTACAGCATTCGAGAATACCGCCGCCGGATTTATTATCATGAAAGCATCTGGCGACATTCTGTATGCCAATAAGAATGCGCCCGTCCATACTGATCACGAAAATACAAAAAAGATTGATCTTATATTCGACGATTCGCCCAGCCTTACCGAATGGCTGAAGGATTGTGAAGAGCATGCCGTTCATGCCGAGCAAACATGGGAACGAGTTCCTAGCCAAATCATTGGGGAAGAAGACCGCAAAATCTATGATCTTGTCGCTTCATATGATAAAGGAAGTTCAGCAGAAGTTGTCATTACGCTTTTTGATCGCACAGCTGACTATCAGCCCGAAGATGATAGCCTTGATTTTATTGCTTTTGCAGCCCACGAATTGCGCGGGCCAATTACTGTTATTCGGGGCTACCTTGACGTGCTTGAAGATGAGCTCACTGATAAGATTGACGCTGAGCAGGGAGAACTTTTCAAAAGGCTTGTCGTTTCGGCCAATCGTCTTAGCAGTTATGTTAATAATATTCTTAATGCTTCGCGCTACGACCGGCGCCACCTTAAAGTGCACTTGCGCGAAAATAACCTATCCGATATTTATGACACGATCAGCGACGACATGAATCTTCGCGCATCGTCGCAAAACAGACTTTTGGCCGTGCACTTTCCCAAAGATCTCCCCACGATCGCTGCCGATAAAGCAAGTATTAGCGAAGTTATTTCTAATCTTATCGACAATGCTGTCAAGTACAGCAATGAAGGGGGAGCGGTAAATGTGACCGCCGTGGTGGACGGCGACTTTGTGAAAGTATCTGTAGAAGACCACGGTATCGGCATGCCCGGAAGCGTCATTAGTAATTTGTTTCACAAATTTTACCGCTCGCATCGTTCCCGCGAAACGGTCGCGGGTACAGGCATCGGCCTATATATATGTAAAGCGATCGTTGAATCACATGGTGGTAAAATAGAGGTACGAAGCACCGAAGGCGAGGGGTCGGTATTTGAATTTACTATACCGATATACAGTACCGTTGCAGATAAACTCACCGCCAATAACAACAGCAACGAGGGATTGATTGAACATAGCGAAAGCGGGTGGATAAAAAACCACGCGATGTACAGGGGATAA
- a CDS encoding LamG domain-containing protein, translated as MGALASLRFTEVRHRDQYPGLIGAWGFDEGTGLVAVDSSTKGSDLTVSPGMTWATGYASGTAIQNGGGGGAGGAFRQKDIVDSNMTIMGWARPLDLTSGTSRPLFGFWDATNAAGSTWLAIWAQRNDFGTGNVLQGNVRAGGSLVALNGSALTLNTWAHLALTYNGTNIILYKDGVSVATVAQPGAAYTGTAYFLVVPDSGNAQVDDVRVFNTTLSQAEIQSFMQQPVAVP; from the coding sequence ATGGGTGCGCTCGCATCACTTCGCTTTACGGAGGTTCGACACCGCGATCAATACCCGGGTTTAATTGGAGCTTGGGGATTCGATGAGGGTACCGGCCTCGTAGCCGTCGATAGCTCTACGAAGGGCTCCGATCTCACGGTCAGCCCCGGTATGACATGGGCCACGGGATACGCAAGCGGGACGGCTATTCAAAATGGAGGTGGTGGTGGCGCCGGTGGCGCTTTTCGCCAAAAAGACATTGTTGACAGCAACATGACAATCATGGGATGGGCACGGCCACTTGATCTAACCTCTGGTACGTCCAGACCACTCTTTGGATTTTGGGATGCAACCAATGCGGCAGGGAGTACCTGGCTGGCAATCTGGGCACAACGCAACGATTTCGGAACGGGAAATGTTTTACAAGGGAATGTGCGCGCAGGAGGATCTCTCGTCGCGCTTAATGGCTCGGCACTCACCCTCAATACTTGGGCTCATCTTGCTCTTACCTACAATGGAACAAACATAATTCTTTATAAAGATGGGGTATCTGTTGCAACGGTGGCACAGCCCGGCGCAGCGTACACAGGTACTGCCTATTTTCTCGTGGTACCAGATTCTGGCAATGCTCAAGTTGATGATGTGCGTGTTTTTAATACGACATTATCGCAAGCTGAAATACAGTCATTCATGCAACAACCCGTTGCCGTGCCGTAG